The nucleotide window GGGCACGACGTGGAGCTGGCCCGGGCGCAGCGGCTCGGCCTCGAGCGGTTGCGCGCCAAAGTCCGCGAGCTCGAGCCCGCGGCGCTGTTGTACAGCGCGATGACCGGCGAACATCAATATTTATTGGATATCAACCGACGCCTGAAAGAGAGCTACGGCGGCGTCTCGGCCTTCGGCGGCCCGCACGCGACGTTCTTCCCGGAGATGGTCTACGAAGACGGCGTGGACGTCGTATGCCTGGGCGAGGGGGAGGGAACCGTCGTCGAGCTGGCGGGCGCGCTGGCGGAGGGCCGCGACTACGCCGACATCGCCAACCTGTGGGTGAAGCGCGACGGCGACGTCGTGCGGAACGAGCTGCGGCCGCTGGTGGAGGACCTGGACGCGCTGCCCTTCGCCGACCGCGAGATACTGTACGAGGGCGACGCGGACCTGCGCGACCACCCGACGAAGATCTTCTTCGCGATGCGGGGCTGCGTCTTCCGCTGTACCTATTGCTTCAACCACCGCTTCAACGACATGTACCGGGGCCTGGGTCGCGTGTGCCGCACGCGCGGCGTGGACGGCTTCCTCGCGGAGATGAGGTACGTCAAGGAGCGCTGGCCGCTGCGCTATATGCAAATAGACGACGACACTTTTTTATTGCACAAGCGCTCGTGGCTGGAGGAGTTCGCCGAGCGGCTGCCGCGCGAGGTGGGCGTGCCGTTTATGTGCAACGTGCGGGTGGACTTGATTAACGACGACAGCGTACGCCTGCTCAAGGCCGCCGGTTGCCACGCGGCGTGGATGGGCGTGGAGAGCGGCGACGAGCGCGTTCGGCGCGACGTCCTCAAGCGGCCGCATACCGACGAAGAGATAGTGGCCGCGGTGGCGCTGCTTCGGCGGCGCGGCATCCGCGTCGCGACGCAGAATTTGTGCGGCCTGCCGGTGGAGGACCCGGTCGCCGTCGACGAGAAAACCCTCGCCCTCAACGTCGCCTGCCGGCCCGACTTCGCCTGGTCGTCGATATTCTACCCGTATCCCAGGACCGAACTCGGCGAGCGCGCGGTCGCGGGGGGGTATTACGACGGTTCGCTCGCGGACGTGC belongs to bacterium and includes:
- a CDS encoding radical SAM protein encodes the protein MASFLFVIKGTALVERYGVMMLAAALKRAGHDVELARAQRLGLERLRAKVRELEPAALLYSAMTGEHQYLLDINRRLKESYGGVSAFGGPHATFFPEMVYEDGVDVVCLGEGEGTVVELAGALAEGRDYADIANLWVKRDGDVVRNELRPLVEDLDALPFADREILYEGDADLRDHPTKIFFAMRGCVFRCTYCFNHRFNDMYRGLGRVCRTRGVDGFLAEMRYVKERWPLRYMQIDDDTFLLHKRSWLEEFAERLPREVGVPFMCNVRVDLINDDSVRLLKAAGCHAAWMGVESGDERVRRDVLKRPHTDEEIVAAVALLRRRGIRVATQNLCGLPVEDPVAVDEKTLALNVACRPDFAWSSIFYPYPRTELGERAVAGGYYDGSLADVPETNKINTMLTWGDERTTWRVENLHKFFGVVAEYPWLWPLVRRLINRKPNRLYVLVFFLWYGYCWKTRIEKIPFTPRTVFSLFKTLVEYLRGVKELAPAPAEAAPAEVR